Proteins from one Ciconia boyciana chromosome 26, ASM3463844v1, whole genome shotgun sequence genomic window:
- the KIRREL1 gene encoding kin of IRRE-like protein 1, whose translation MRILLLCLLTLADTHGQVAQTRFVEEPEDRTVVAGQRIVLSCVVLNYSGIVQWTKDGLALGMGQGLKAWPRYRIVGTADSGQYNLEITDAELSDDAVYECQATEAALRSRRAKLTVLIPPEDPTIDGAPEILLRAGTPYNLTCRARSAKPAATIVWYRDGLQQDGAITSTEVLADGKRETTTSQLAINPTDLDIGRVFSCRSTNDAIPAGKETFVKLNVHHPPTVTLSIQPQTVQEGERVVFTCMATANPEIKGYRWAKGGVIIEDAKENKYDTQVDYTFFTEPVSCEVHNDIGSTNVSTLVDVHFAPRIVVDPKPTITDIGSDVTLTCVWSGNPPLTLTWTKKESNMVLSNSNQLYLKSVTQADAGQYVCKAIVPRIGVGEREVTLFVNGPPIISSEAVQYAVRGDRGKVECFIGSTPPPDRIAWAWKENILEAGTLERYTVERTNTGSGVLSTLTINNVMDADFQTRYNCTAWNSFGPGTAIIQLEEKEVLPVGIIAGATIGASILVISFLVALACFLYRRRKGSRKDVTLRKLDIKVETVNREPLTLHTDREEDTASVSTATRVMKAIYSSFKDDVDLKQDLRCDTIDTREEYELKDPTNGYYNVRAHEDRPSSRTVLYADYRNPGPARYDTRPPSRLSHSSGYAQLNTYSRGPASDYNAEAAPGPGPPPGTAGGETASQLSYENYGGHAAFPAGAGYATYRLGYGQPPSLDRAPYDAYDPMGKYASATRFSYTSQHSDYGQRFQQRMQTHV comes from the exons TGGCACAGACACGGTTCGTGGAGGAACCGGAGGACCGGACGGTGGTGGCCGGCCAGAGGATCGTCCTCTCCTGCGTGGTGCTCAATTACTCCGGGATCGTGCAATGGACCAAAGACGGCCTCgccctggggatggggcaggggctCAAAG CCTGGCCACGCTACCGCATCGTGGGCACGGCCGACTCGGGCCAGTACAACCTGGAGATCACCGACGCCGAGCTCTCCGATGACGCCGTGTACGAGTGCCAGGCCACCGAGGCCGCGCTGCGGTCCCGCCGGGCCAAGCTCACCGTGCTGA tCCCCCCCGAGGACCCCACCATCGACGGAGCCCCCGAGATCCTGCTGCGCGCCGGGACGCCGTACAACCTGACTTGCCGGGCACGCAGCGCCAAGCCGGCGGCCACCATCGTCTGGTACCGGGATGGGCTCCAGCAGGATGGAGCCATCACCAGCACG GAGGTGTTGGCCGACGGCAAGCGGGAGACAACCACCAGCCAACTCGCCATCAACCCAACCGACCTCGACATCGGGCGGGTGTTCTCCTGCCGCAGCACCAACGATGCCATCCCGGCGGGCAAGGAGACCTTCGTCAAGCTCAACGTTCACC ATCCCCCGACTGTCACCCTGTCCATCCAGCCCCAGACGGTGCAGGAGGGCGAGAGGGTCGTGTTCACCTGCATGGCGACCGCCAACCCCGAGATCAAAGGCTACAG gTGGGCCAAGGGGGGGGTGATCATCGAGGACGCCAAGGAGAACAAGTACGACACGCAGGTGGATTACACCTTCTTCACGGAGCCCGTCTCCTGCGAGGTGCACAACGACATCGGCAGCACCAACGTCAGCACGCTGGTGGATGTGCACT ttGCCCCTCGGATCGTGGTGGACCCCAAACCCACCATCACGGACATCGGCTCTGACGTGACGCTGACGTGCGTGTGGTCCGGCAACCCGCCGCTGACCCTCACCTGGACCAAAAAGGAGTCCAACATG GTCCTGAGCAACAGCAACCAGCTGTACCTGAAGTCCGTCACTCAAGCCGATGCGGGGCAGTACGTCTGCAAAGCCATCGTCCCCCGCATCGGGGTGGGCGAGCGGGAGGTCACCCTCTTCGTCAACG GACCCCCCATCATCTCGAGCGAGGCCGTGCAGTACGCGGTGCGTGGGGACCGCGGCAAGGTGGAGTGTTTCATCGGCAGCACGCCACCCCCGGACCGCATC GCGTGGGCCTGGAAGGAGAACATTTTGGAGGCAGGGACGCTGGAGCGGTACACGGTGGAGCGGACTAACACGGGCAGCGGCGTCCTCTCCACCCTCACCATCAACAACGTCATGGACGCCGACTTCCAGACCCGCTACAACTGCACGGCCTGGAACAGCTTCGGGCCGGGGACCGCCATCAtccagctggaggagaaag AGGTCTTGCCCGTGGGCATCATCGCCGGTGCCACCATCGGGGCCAGCATCCTCGTCATCAGCTTCCTCGTCGCGCTCGCCTGCTTCCTCTACCGGCGCCGGAAAGGAA GCCGCAAGGACGTCACCCTGCGCAAGCTGGACATCAAGGTGGAGACGGTGAACAGGGAGCCCCTGACGCTGCACACAGACCGCGAGGAGGACACGGCCAGCGTCTCCACGGCCACCCGCGTCATGAAAGCCATCTACTCG TCGTTCAAGGATGACGTGGACTTGAAGCAGGACCTTCGCTGTGACACCATCGACACCCGCGAGGAGTACGAGCTCAAG GACCCCACCAACGGCTACTACAACGTCCGTGCCCACGAGGACCGCCCGTCCTCCCGCACCGTCCTCTACGCCGATTACCGCAACCCCGGCCCAGCGCGCTACGACAcccgcccgccctcccgcctCTCCCACTCCAGCGGCTACGCTCAGCTCAACACCTACAGCCGCGGCCCCGCGTCCGACTACAACGCCGAGGCGGCACCGGGTCCCGGACCCCCTCCCGGCACGGCGGGCGGCGAGACGGCAAGTCAGCTCTCTTACGAGAACTACGGGGGTCACGCCGCCTTCCCAGCCGGTGCCGGTTATGCCACCTACCGCCTGGGGTACGGCCAGCCCCCCAGCCTGGACCGGGCACCCTACGATGCCTACGACCCCATGGGCAAGTACGCCAGTGCCACCCGCTTCTCCTACACCTCCCAGCACTCGGACTACGGGCAGCGCTTCCAGCAGCGGATGCAGACGCACGTCTag